A window of the Camelus ferus isolate YT-003-E chromosome 22, BCGSAC_Cfer_1.0, whole genome shotgun sequence genome harbors these coding sequences:
- the PNPLA6 gene encoding neuropathy target esterase isoform X8, with product MKKKLKMLNIAKKILRIQKEAPTLQRKEPPPSVLEADLTEGDLANSHLPSEVLYMLKNVRVLGHFEKPLFLELCRHMVFQRLGQGDYVFRPGQPDASIYVVQDGLLELCLPGPDGKECVVKEVVPGDSVNSLLSILDVITGHQHPQRTVSARAARDSTVLRLPVEAFSAVFTKYPESLVRVVQIIMVRLQRVTFLALHNYLGLTNELFSHEIQPLRLFPSPGLPSRTSPVRGSKRVASTSATEEPRETPGRPPDPTGAPLPGPAGDPVKPTSLEAPSAPLLSRCISMPVDISGLQGGPRSDFDMAYERGRISVSLQEEASGAPQATPARTPTQELREQPAGACEYSYCEDESATGGCPFGPYQGRQTSSIFEAAKRELAKLMRIEDPSLLNSRVLLHHAKAGTIIARQGDQDVSLHFVLWGCLHVYQRMIDKAEDVCLFVAQPGELVGQLAVLTGEPLIFTLRAQRDCTFLRISKSDFYEIMRAQPSVVLSAAHTVAARMSPFVRQMDFAIDWTAVEAGRALYRQGDRSDCTYIVLNGRLRSVIQRGSGKKELVGEYGRGDLIGVVEALTRQPRATTVHAVRDTELAKLPEGTLGHIKRRYPQVVTRLIHLLSQKILGNLQQLQGPFPAGSGLGVPPHSELTNPASNLATVAVLPVCAEVPMVAFMLELQHALQAIGPTLLLNSDIIRARLGASALDSIQEFRLSGWLAQQEDTHRIVLYQTDASLTPWTVRCLRQADCILIVGLGDQEPTLGQLEQMLENTAVRALKQLVLLHREEGLGPTRTVEWLNMRSWCSGHLHLRCPRRLFSRRSPAKLHELYEKVFSRRADKHSDFSRLARVLTGNTIALVLGGGGARGCSHIGVLKALEEAGVPVDLVGGTSIGSFIGALYAEERSASRTKQRAREWAKSMTSVLEPVLDLTYPVTSMFTGSAFNRSVHRVFQDKQIEDLWLPYFNVTTDITASAMRVHKDGSLWRYVRASMTLSGYLPPLCDPKDGHLLMDGGYINNLPADIARSMGAKTVIAIDVGSQDETDLSTYGDSLSGWWLLWKRLNPWADKIKVPDMAEIQSRLAYVSCVRQLEVVKSSSYCEYLRPPIDCFKTMDFGKFDQIYDVGYQYGKAVFGGWSRGDIIEKMLTDRRSADLNESRRADVLAFPSSGFTDLAEIVSRIEPPTSYVSDGCADGEESDCLTEYEEDAGPDCSRDEGGSPEGASPSTASEMEEEKSILRHRRCLPQDPPSSATDA from the exons ATGAAGAAGAAACttaagatgctcaacattgccaAGAA gaTCCTGCGCATCCAGAAAGAGGCGCCAACGCTGCAGCGGAAGGAGCCGCCACCCTCCGTGCTGGAGGCTGACCTGACGGAGGGTGACCTGGCCAACTCCCACCTGCCCTCCGAGGTGCTCTACATGCTGAAGAACGTCCG GGTGCTGGGCCACTTCGAGAAGCCGCTCTTCCTGGAGCTCTGCCGGCACATGGTCTTCCAGCGTCTCGGCCAGGGTGACTACGTCTTCCGGCCCGGCCAGCCCGACGCCAGCATCTACGTGGTGCAGGACGGGCTGCTGGAGCTCTGTCTGCCGGGACCT GATGGGAAGGAGTGTGTGGTGAAGGAAGTGGTTCCTGGGGACAGTGTCAACAGCCTTCTAAGCATCCTGGATGTCATCACC ggccaccagcaCCCCCAGCGTACTGTGTCCGCCCGAGCGGCCCGAGATTCCACGGTGCTGCGGCTGCCGGTGGAGGCCTTCTCAGCCGTCTTCACCAAGTACCCCGAGAGCTTGGTGCGAGTGGTGCAG ATCATCATGGTGAGGTTGCAGCGGGTCACTTTCCTGGCGCTTCACAACTACCTGGGTCTGACCAACGAGCTCTTCAGCCAT gagaTCCAGCCTCTGCGCCTCTTCCCCAGCCCGGGCCTCCCATCCCGCACCAGCCCAGTGCGTGGCTCCAAGCGGGTGGCCAGCACCTCAGCTACTGAGGAGCCAAGGGAGACCCCTGGCCGGCCACCTGACCCCACTGGTGCTCCACTGCCCGGACCTGCAG GGGACCCAGTGAAGCCCACATCCCTGGAAGCCCCCTCAGCCCCCTTGCTAAGTCGCTGCATCTCCATGCCAGTGGACATCTCAG GCTTGCAGGGTGGCCCCCGCTCAGACTTCGACATGGCATATGAACGTGGCCGGATCTCCGTGTCCCTGCAGGAAGAGGCCTCAGGGGCACCCCAGGCAACCCCTGCTCGG ACACCTACTCAGGAGCTCCGGGAGCAGCCGGCAGGCGCCTGTGAGTACAGCTACTGTGAGGATGAGTCGGCCACTGGCGGGTGCCCCTTCGGGCCCTACCAGGGCCGCCAAACAAGCAGCATCTTTGAGGCAGCAAAGCGGGAGCTGGCCAAGCTGATGCGGATTGAG GACCCCTCCCTCCTGAATAGCCGAGTCTTGCTGCATCATGCCAAAGCCGGCACCATCATTGCCCGCCAAGGGGACCAG GATGTGAGCCTGCACTTCGTGCTCTGGGGCTGCCTGCACGTCTACCAGCGCATGATAGACAAGGCCGAGGACGTCTGCCTGTTCGTGGCACAGCCTGGAGAGCTGGTGGGCCAGCTGGCGGTACTCACCGGCGAGCCCCTCATCTTCACGCTGCGAGCCCAGCGCGACTGCACCTTTCTGCGGATCTCCAAGTCCGACTTCTATGA GATCATGCGTGCCCAGCCCAGTGTGGTGCTGAGCGCCGCGCACACCGTAGCCGCGAGGATGTCGCCCTTTGTGCGCCAGATGGACTTTGCCATTGACTGGACGGCAGTGGAGGCGGGACGCGCACTATACAG gcagggcGACCGCTCCGACTGCACTTACATCGTGCTCAATGGGCGGCTGCGCAGTGTTATCCAGCGTGGCAGCGGCAAGAAGGAGCTGGTGGGCGAGTATGGCCGCGGGGATCTCATAGGAGTG GTGGAGGCACTGACAAGGCAGCCACGCGCCACGACGGTGCACGCGGTGCGTGACACGGAGCTGGCCAAACTCCCCGAGGGCACCCTAGGCCACATCAAACGTCGGTACCCGCAG GTCGTGACCCGCCTCATCCATCTGCTGAGCCAGAAAATTCTGGGGAATTTGCAGCAGCTGCAAGGACCCTTCCCAG CAGGCTCGGGACTGGGTGTCCCCCCTCACTCGGAACTCACCAACCCAGCCAGCAATCTGGCAACGGTGGCAGTGCTGCCCGTGTGTGCCGAGGTGCCCATGGTGGCCTTCATGCTGGAGCTGCAGCATGCTCTGCAAGCCATTG gcccCACACTCCTCCTCAACAGTGACATCATCCGGGCACGCCTGGGAGCCTCTGCACTGGACAG CATCCAAGAATTCCGGCTGTCAGGGTGGCTGGCGCAGCAGGAGGACACGCACCGCATAGTGCTCTACCAGACCGACGCATCGCTGACACCCTGGACCGTGCGCTGCCTGCGCCAGGCCGACTGCATCCTCATCGTCGGCCTGGGCGACCAGGAGCCCACGCTGGGCCAG CTGGAGCAGATGCTAGAGAACACGGCGGTACGTGCCCTCAAGCAGCTGGTCCTGCTGCACCGTGAGGAGGGCCTGGGCCCCACACGCACCGTGGAGTGGCTCAACATGCGCAGCTGGTGCTCGGGACACCTGCATCTGCGCTGTCCGCGCCGCCTCTTCTCTCGCCGCAGCCCGGCCAAGCTG CACGAGCTTTATGAGAAGGTTTTCTCCAGGCGCGCAGACAAACACAGCGACTTCTCCCGCCTGGCGCGGGTGCTCACAGGCAACACCATCGCCCTGGtgctgggcgggggcggggccag GGGCTGCTCACACATCGGGGTGCTGAAGGCATTAGAGGAGGCGGGGGTCCCTGTTGACCTGGTGGGCGGCACGTCTATCGGCTCCTTCATAGGAGCCCTGTATGCCGAGGAGCGAAGCGCCAGCCGCACGAAGCAGCGGGCCCGGGAGTGGGCCAAG AGCATGACTTCAGTGCTGGAGCCCGTGCTGGACCTCACCTACCCTGTCACCTCTATGTTCACGGGGTCGGCCTTCAACCGCAGCGTCCACCGTGTCTTCCAGGACAAGCAGATTGAG GACCTGTGGCTGCCATACTTCAACGTGACCACGGACATCACTGCCTCGGCCATGCGTGTCCACAAAGATG GCTCCCTGTGGCGATACGTGCGTGCCAGCATGACTCTCTCGGGCTACCTGCCGCCACTGTGCGACCCCAAGGACGGGCACCTCCTCATGGACGGCGGCTACATCAACAACCTGCCAG CGGACATCGCCCGCAGCATGGGTGCCAAGACGGTCATTGCCATTGACGTGGGGAGCCAGGACGAGACGGACCTCAGCACCTACGGGGACAGCCTGTCTGGCTGGTGGCTGCTGTGGAAGCGGCTGAACCCCTGGGCAGACAAGATCAAGGTTCCAGACATGGCTGAAATCCAGTCTCGCCTGGCCTATGTGTCCTGCGTGCGGCAGCTGGAGGTGGTGAAGTCCAGCTCCTACTGCGAGTACCTGCGCCCGCCCATTGACTGCTTCAAGACCATGGACTTCGGGAAGTTCGACCAGATCTAT GATGTGGGCTACCAGTATGGGAAGGCCGTGTTTGGGGGCTGGAGCCGGGGCGACATCATTGAAAAGATGCTCACGGACCGGCGATCTGCTGACCTTAATGAGAGCCGCCGTGCAGAC GTGCTCGCCTTCCCCAGCTCCGGCTTCACCGACTTGGCAGAGATCGTGTCCCGGATCGAACCCCCCACGAGCTATGTTTCAGATGGCTGTGCTGATG GGGAGGAGTCAGATTGCCTAACGGAGTACGAGGAAGACGCGGGACCCGACTGCTCGCGGGACGAAGGGGGCTCTCCCGAGGGCGCGAGCCCCAGCACTGCCTCTGAGATG gaggaggagaagtcgATTCTCAGGCACCGGCGCTGTCTGCCGCAGGACCCTCCCAGCTCAGCTACGGATGCCTGA
- the PNPLA6 gene encoding neuropathy target esterase isoform X7, with protein MRKVSQSTSSLVDASVSTTSRPRMKKKLKMLNIAKKILRIQKEAPTLQRKEPPPSVLEADLTEGDLANSHLPSEVLYMLKNVRVLGHFEKPLFLELCRHMVFQRLGQGDYVFRPGQPDASIYVVQDGLLELCLPGPDGKECVVKEVVPGDSVNSLLSILDVITGHQHPQRTVSARAARDSTVLRLPVEAFSAVFTKYPESLVRVVQIIMVRLQRVTFLALHNYLGLTNELFSHEIQPLRLFPSPGLPSRTSPVRGSKRVASTSATEEPRETPGRPPDPTGAPLPGPAGDPVKPTSLEAPSAPLLSRCISMPVDISGLQGGPRSDFDMAYERGRISVSLQEEASGAPQATPARTPTQELREQPAGACEYSYCEDESATGGCPFGPYQGRQTSSIFEAAKRELAKLMRIEDPSLLNSRVLLHHAKAGTIIARQGDQDVSLHFVLWGCLHVYQRMIDKAEDVCLFVAQPGELVGQLAVLTGEPLIFTLRAQRDCTFLRISKSDFYEIMRAQPSVVLSAAHTVAARMSPFVRQMDFAIDWTAVEAGRALYRQGDRSDCTYIVLNGRLRSVIQRGSGKKELVGEYGRGDLIGVVEALTRQPRATTVHAVRDTELAKLPEGTLGHIKRRYPQVVTRLIHLLSQKILGNLQQLQGPFPAGSGLGVPPHSELTNPASNLATVAVLPVCAEVPMVAFMLELQHALQAIGPTLLLNSDIIRARLGASALDSIQEFRLSGWLAQQEDTHRIVLYQTDASLTPWTVRCLRQADCILIVGLGDQEPTLGQLEQMLENTAVRALKQLVLLHREEGLGPTRTVEWLNMRSWCSGHLHLRCPRRLFSRRSPAKLHELYEKVFSRRADKHSDFSRLARVLTGNTIALVLGGGGARGCSHIGVLKALEEAGVPVDLVGGTSIGSFIGALYAEERSASRTKQRAREWAKSMTSVLEPVLDLTYPVTSMFTGSAFNRSVHRVFQDKQIEDLWLPYFNVTTDITASAMRVHKDGSLWRYVRASMTLSGYLPPLCDPKDGHLLMDGGYINNLPADIARSMGAKTVIAIDVGSQDETDLSTYGDSLSGWWLLWKRLNPWADKIKVPDMAEIQSRLAYVSCVRQLEVVKSSSYCEYLRPPIDCFKTMDFGKFDQIYDVGYQYGKAVFGGWSRGDIIEKMLTDRRSADLNESRRADVLAFPSSGFTDLAEIVSRIEPPTSYVSDGCADGEESDCLTEYEEDAGPDCSRDEGGSPEGASPSTASEMEEEKSILRHRRCLPQDPPSSATDA; from the exons ATGCGGAAG GTGTCACAATCCACTTCTTCCCTGGTGGACGCCTCCGTCTCCACCACTTCGCGGCCACGCATGAAGAAGAAACttaagatgctcaacattgccaAGAA gaTCCTGCGCATCCAGAAAGAGGCGCCAACGCTGCAGCGGAAGGAGCCGCCACCCTCCGTGCTGGAGGCTGACCTGACGGAGGGTGACCTGGCCAACTCCCACCTGCCCTCCGAGGTGCTCTACATGCTGAAGAACGTCCG GGTGCTGGGCCACTTCGAGAAGCCGCTCTTCCTGGAGCTCTGCCGGCACATGGTCTTCCAGCGTCTCGGCCAGGGTGACTACGTCTTCCGGCCCGGCCAGCCCGACGCCAGCATCTACGTGGTGCAGGACGGGCTGCTGGAGCTCTGTCTGCCGGGACCT GATGGGAAGGAGTGTGTGGTGAAGGAAGTGGTTCCTGGGGACAGTGTCAACAGCCTTCTAAGCATCCTGGATGTCATCACC ggccaccagcaCCCCCAGCGTACTGTGTCCGCCCGAGCGGCCCGAGATTCCACGGTGCTGCGGCTGCCGGTGGAGGCCTTCTCAGCCGTCTTCACCAAGTACCCCGAGAGCTTGGTGCGAGTGGTGCAG ATCATCATGGTGAGGTTGCAGCGGGTCACTTTCCTGGCGCTTCACAACTACCTGGGTCTGACCAACGAGCTCTTCAGCCAT gagaTCCAGCCTCTGCGCCTCTTCCCCAGCCCGGGCCTCCCATCCCGCACCAGCCCAGTGCGTGGCTCCAAGCGGGTGGCCAGCACCTCAGCTACTGAGGAGCCAAGGGAGACCCCTGGCCGGCCACCTGACCCCACTGGTGCTCCACTGCCCGGACCTGCAG GGGACCCAGTGAAGCCCACATCCCTGGAAGCCCCCTCAGCCCCCTTGCTAAGTCGCTGCATCTCCATGCCAGTGGACATCTCAG GCTTGCAGGGTGGCCCCCGCTCAGACTTCGACATGGCATATGAACGTGGCCGGATCTCCGTGTCCCTGCAGGAAGAGGCCTCAGGGGCACCCCAGGCAACCCCTGCTCGG ACACCTACTCAGGAGCTCCGGGAGCAGCCGGCAGGCGCCTGTGAGTACAGCTACTGTGAGGATGAGTCGGCCACTGGCGGGTGCCCCTTCGGGCCCTACCAGGGCCGCCAAACAAGCAGCATCTTTGAGGCAGCAAAGCGGGAGCTGGCCAAGCTGATGCGGATTGAG GACCCCTCCCTCCTGAATAGCCGAGTCTTGCTGCATCATGCCAAAGCCGGCACCATCATTGCCCGCCAAGGGGACCAG GATGTGAGCCTGCACTTCGTGCTCTGGGGCTGCCTGCACGTCTACCAGCGCATGATAGACAAGGCCGAGGACGTCTGCCTGTTCGTGGCACAGCCTGGAGAGCTGGTGGGCCAGCTGGCGGTACTCACCGGCGAGCCCCTCATCTTCACGCTGCGAGCCCAGCGCGACTGCACCTTTCTGCGGATCTCCAAGTCCGACTTCTATGA GATCATGCGTGCCCAGCCCAGTGTGGTGCTGAGCGCCGCGCACACCGTAGCCGCGAGGATGTCGCCCTTTGTGCGCCAGATGGACTTTGCCATTGACTGGACGGCAGTGGAGGCGGGACGCGCACTATACAG gcagggcGACCGCTCCGACTGCACTTACATCGTGCTCAATGGGCGGCTGCGCAGTGTTATCCAGCGTGGCAGCGGCAAGAAGGAGCTGGTGGGCGAGTATGGCCGCGGGGATCTCATAGGAGTG GTGGAGGCACTGACAAGGCAGCCACGCGCCACGACGGTGCACGCGGTGCGTGACACGGAGCTGGCCAAACTCCCCGAGGGCACCCTAGGCCACATCAAACGTCGGTACCCGCAG GTCGTGACCCGCCTCATCCATCTGCTGAGCCAGAAAATTCTGGGGAATTTGCAGCAGCTGCAAGGACCCTTCCCAG CAGGCTCGGGACTGGGTGTCCCCCCTCACTCGGAACTCACCAACCCAGCCAGCAATCTGGCAACGGTGGCAGTGCTGCCCGTGTGTGCCGAGGTGCCCATGGTGGCCTTCATGCTGGAGCTGCAGCATGCTCTGCAAGCCATTG gcccCACACTCCTCCTCAACAGTGACATCATCCGGGCACGCCTGGGAGCCTCTGCACTGGACAG CATCCAAGAATTCCGGCTGTCAGGGTGGCTGGCGCAGCAGGAGGACACGCACCGCATAGTGCTCTACCAGACCGACGCATCGCTGACACCCTGGACCGTGCGCTGCCTGCGCCAGGCCGACTGCATCCTCATCGTCGGCCTGGGCGACCAGGAGCCCACGCTGGGCCAG CTGGAGCAGATGCTAGAGAACACGGCGGTACGTGCCCTCAAGCAGCTGGTCCTGCTGCACCGTGAGGAGGGCCTGGGCCCCACACGCACCGTGGAGTGGCTCAACATGCGCAGCTGGTGCTCGGGACACCTGCATCTGCGCTGTCCGCGCCGCCTCTTCTCTCGCCGCAGCCCGGCCAAGCTG CACGAGCTTTATGAGAAGGTTTTCTCCAGGCGCGCAGACAAACACAGCGACTTCTCCCGCCTGGCGCGGGTGCTCACAGGCAACACCATCGCCCTGGtgctgggcgggggcggggccag GGGCTGCTCACACATCGGGGTGCTGAAGGCATTAGAGGAGGCGGGGGTCCCTGTTGACCTGGTGGGCGGCACGTCTATCGGCTCCTTCATAGGAGCCCTGTATGCCGAGGAGCGAAGCGCCAGCCGCACGAAGCAGCGGGCCCGGGAGTGGGCCAAG AGCATGACTTCAGTGCTGGAGCCCGTGCTGGACCTCACCTACCCTGTCACCTCTATGTTCACGGGGTCGGCCTTCAACCGCAGCGTCCACCGTGTCTTCCAGGACAAGCAGATTGAG GACCTGTGGCTGCCATACTTCAACGTGACCACGGACATCACTGCCTCGGCCATGCGTGTCCACAAAGATG GCTCCCTGTGGCGATACGTGCGTGCCAGCATGACTCTCTCGGGCTACCTGCCGCCACTGTGCGACCCCAAGGACGGGCACCTCCTCATGGACGGCGGCTACATCAACAACCTGCCAG CGGACATCGCCCGCAGCATGGGTGCCAAGACGGTCATTGCCATTGACGTGGGGAGCCAGGACGAGACGGACCTCAGCACCTACGGGGACAGCCTGTCTGGCTGGTGGCTGCTGTGGAAGCGGCTGAACCCCTGGGCAGACAAGATCAAGGTTCCAGACATGGCTGAAATCCAGTCTCGCCTGGCCTATGTGTCCTGCGTGCGGCAGCTGGAGGTGGTGAAGTCCAGCTCCTACTGCGAGTACCTGCGCCCGCCCATTGACTGCTTCAAGACCATGGACTTCGGGAAGTTCGACCAGATCTAT GATGTGGGCTACCAGTATGGGAAGGCCGTGTTTGGGGGCTGGAGCCGGGGCGACATCATTGAAAAGATGCTCACGGACCGGCGATCTGCTGACCTTAATGAGAGCCGCCGTGCAGAC GTGCTCGCCTTCCCCAGCTCCGGCTTCACCGACTTGGCAGAGATCGTGTCCCGGATCGAACCCCCCACGAGCTATGTTTCAGATGGCTGTGCTGATG GGGAGGAGTCAGATTGCCTAACGGAGTACGAGGAAGACGCGGGACCCGACTGCTCGCGGGACGAAGGGGGCTCTCCCGAGGGCGCGAGCCCCAGCACTGCCTCTGAGATG gaggaggagaagtcgATTCTCAGGCACCGGCGCTGTCTGCCGCAGGACCCTCCCAGCTCAGCTACGGATGCCTGA